Proteins from one Haloimpatiens sp. FM7315 genomic window:
- a CDS encoding ATP-binding cassette domain-containing protein, protein MKSASFEFEKGNIYGLLGRNGAGKTTLLNCISGESQYDAGKIYISQSEECKDINYSDVGYVFSEPVLPEFLTGYEFLKFYIDINKDKVTDLLSIDEYFNIIKIYGDDRYRLIKDYSEGMKNKIQMICTFITKPSIILMDEPLTSLDVVAALEMKKFIKQLKQERIIIFSTHILQLAADLCDEIVTLNNGILESVDHDLIKNGEFENKIIEMLEDEENE, encoded by the coding sequence TTGAAAAGTGCTTCGTTTGAATTTGAAAAAGGAAATATTTATGGATTATTAGGTAGAAACGGAGCAGGAAAGACTACTCTTTTAAATTGTATAAGCGGAGAATCACAATACGATGCTGGTAAAATATATATATCCCAAAGTGAAGAATGTAAAGATATTAATTACTCAGATGTTGGATATGTATTTTCAGAACCAGTGCTTCCAGAATTTTTGACTGGATATGAATTTTTAAAATTTTATATTGATATAAACAAAGATAAAGTAACTGATTTATTATCTATAGATGAGTATTTTAACATAATAAAGATATATGGAGATGACAGATACAGATTAATAAAAGATTATTCAGAAGGAATGAAAAATAAAATTCAAATGATTTGTACATTTATAACAAAGCCTTCAATAATTTTAATGGACGAGCCTCTTACAAGTCTTGATGTTGTGGCAGCACTTGAGATGAAGAAATTTATAAAGCAGTTAAAACAAGAAAGAATTATTATTTTTTCTACACATATTTTACAATTAGCTGCTGATTTATGTGATGAAATAGTAACTTTAAACAATGGGATTTTGGAAAGTGTAGACCATGATTTAATAAAAAATGGAGAGTTCGAAAACAAAATTATTGAAATGTTAGAGGATGAAGAAAATGAATAA